A region of Vitis vinifera cultivar Pinot Noir 40024 chromosome 15, ASM3070453v1 DNA encodes the following proteins:
- the LOC100263628 gene encoding mediator of RNA polymerase II transcription subunit 12 isoform X3, protein MQRYHAPNCNSAVNSNAIGGPSARDSARADSSSLSANFSLNSRRQSQLTPYKLKCDKESLNSRLGPPDFHPQTSTCPEETLTQEYVQHGYRETVVGLEDAREIALTQIQAFSKPTVLKCKEAIRKRLRAINESRAQKRKQAGQVYGVPLSGSLLTKPCVFPEQRPCGEDFRKKWIEGLSQHHKRLRSLADHVPHGFRKKNLFEVLIRNNVPLLRATWFIKVTYLNQVRPASASISSGSPDKIQLSRTELWTKDVIDYLQGLLEEFFSRNNSHSTQHSRDKSQQILYAGSIQHKSDPVSGLDSEEPSLHFKWWYVVRILQWHHAEGLILPSLIIDWALRQLQDKELLEILQLLLPIIYGVIETVVLSQTYVRTLVGVAVRFIKEPSPGGSDLVDNSRRAYTSSALVEMLRFLILAVPDTFVALDCFPLPPCVVSHVANDGSFLTKVSEDTIKIKNRPAEVPTVLRDKVLDGQYPSLSFDHIVSSIQKRADNLAKAASPGYPCHSEAKAVQALDKALVDGDVRGAYKFLFDDHCDGAVNEGWIAEVSPCLRSSLKWIGTVSSSLVCSVFFLCEWATCDFRDFRTAPPHDMKFTGRKDFSQVYIAIRLLKLKLRDVQNPGCCKNNSTAGINTLAKGSSQPNNNSGRISVVNAYENKNNLKNMDRASIDSLDIFQSPGPLHDIIVCWIDQHEAHKGEGFKRLQLLIMELARSGIFYPQVYVRQLIVSGIMDRYGPIVDLDRRKRHYRILKQLPGSYMRDALEGAQVTEVGLLSDAILIYSNERRLVLQGLLWDQYKSKNIASISSRRPKHLPVSARDGASPASVDQWRTLQSASNMLSGKTAKSNADIEELKAAISGLLQLPNSSTTSADTGLDESQGSVKKSVGSNCNKMDLVEGTPGCEECRRAKRQKLSEDRSSYQGHSPNPSDDEDTWWVRKGPKSSESFKIDPPLKAAKQTSRGRQKIVRKTQSLAQLAAARIEGSQGASTSHVCDNRISCPHHRTGMEGEAPKSIDEVKATHCSDIVSIGKALKQLRFMEKRTITMWLATVVRQFVEENEKTVAKGGQFSRPFSVDDRSSLRWKFGEEELSSTLYLMDVCNDLVSAAKFLLWLLPKVLSNPSSTIHGGRSIMMLPRNVESHACEVGEAYLLSSIRRYENILVATDLIPETLSATVLRAAAVMASNGRVSGSLALVYARYLLKKYGNVSSVIEWERHFKSTGDKRLISELESGRSLEGEFGFPLGVPAGVEDLDEFFHQKISHTRVSRVGLSMKDIVQRNVDDALHYLFGKERKLFAPATPKAPAIEKWDDGYQIAQQIVIQLMECIRQTGGAAQEGDPSLVSSAVSAIVCNVGPSMAKLPDFSAGNNYLNFPSTTSSLNFARRILRIHITCLCLLKEALGERQSRVFEIALAAEASSALATAFAPVKAPRSQFQLSPEAHDSNASMSNEILNNSAKLGRATKILAAVSALVIGAVIHGVISLERMVTVFRLKEGLDVIQFIRSTRSNSNGNPRSLGAFKVDNSVEVCVHWFRLLIGNCKTVCDGLVVDLMGEPSIVALSRMQRTLPLNLVFPPAYSIFSFVVWRPFILNANITNREDIHQLYQSLTLAISDAIKHLPFRDVCMRDTHGFYDLVAADASDSEFAAMLELNGPDLHLRAMAFVPLRARLFLNAIIDCKMPNTSLTQDDVSWVSGHAESKVPYAENETKLLDKLVHILDTLQPAKFHWQWVELRLLLNEQALVEKVDNHDVSLAEAIHSMSPNPEKAVASENENNFILIILTRLLARPYAAALFSEVVHLFGRSLEDSTLLQAKWFLVGQDVLFGRKSIRQRLINIAESKGLSTKVQFWKPWGWSYSSLDPVATKGDKKKFEVTSLEEGEVVEEGTDSKRYAKGSTQMSDFDGFNVSQQHATERALVELVLPCIDQSSDDSRNAFASDLIKQMHIIEQQINTVTRGTTKQAGTVLSGVEGPANKGNNRKGMRGGSPGLARRPTGVADSAPPSPAALRASMALRLQFLLRLLPIICAEGNWFMHVWFCLAISSNCEVPSA, encoded by the exons ATGCAAAGGTATCATGCACCCAACTGCAATAGTGCAGTCAATAGCAATGCAATTGGTGGGCCATCAGCTAGGGATAGTGCTCGAGCTGATTCGTCTTCATTGTCAGCTAACTTCTCCCTGAATTCAAG GCGACAATCTCAGCTAACACCATACAAGTTGAAGTGTGATAAAGAATCTCTGAATTCCAG ACTTGGGCCACCTGATTTTCACCCCCAAACTTCAACTTGCCCAGAGGAGACTCTCACCCAGGAATATGTTCAGCATGGATACAGGGAGACTGTTGTGGGACTTGAG GATGCCAGAGAGATCGCACTCACTCAGATTCAAGCTTTCAGTAAGCCTACAGTTCTAAAATGCAAAGAG GCAATCAGAAAGCGGCTTAGGGCCATCAATGAATCTCGGGCTCAAAAGCGCAAG caGGCAGGTCAAGTTTATGGAGTGCCTCTTTCAGGCTCACTCTTGACTAAGCCTTGTGTTTTTCCTGAGCAAAGGCCTTGTGGTGAAGACTTCCGAAAGAAATGGATTGAG GGTTTATCCCAACATCACAAACGATTGCGTTCTTTGGCCGATCATGTTCCTCATGGTTTCAGGAAGAAAAACCTTTTTGAAGTTCTTATCAGGAATAATGTTCCATTACTGAGAGCAACTTGGTTTATTAAAGTAACTTATCTTAACCAG GTTCGCCCTGCCTCTGCCAGTATTTCTTCTGGCTCACCTGACAAGATTCAGTTGTCTCGCACTGAGCTCTGGACAAAAGATGTTATTGATTACTTGCAGGGCCTCCTGGAGGAATTTTTCTCAAGAAATAATTCTCATTCCACTCAACACAGCAGGGATAAATCACAACAAATCCTTTATGCTGGGTCAATACAGCACAAGAGTGACCCTGTATCAGGTCTTGATAGTGAGGAGCCTTCCCTACATTTTAAGTGGTGGTATGTGGTGCGGATCTTGCAATGGCACCATGCTGAAGGCCTGATTCTTCCTTCGCTCATCATTGATTGGGCTCTTCGTCAACTACAG GACAAAGAATTGCTTGAGATCTTGCAGCTGCTATTGCCTATCATATATGGTGTTATAGAAACTGTTGTTCTATCTCAGACGTATGTACGCACTCTTGTGGGAGTAGCTGTTCGTTTTATCAAGGAACCTTCTCCAGGTGGTTCTGATCTGGTTGATAATTCGAGGAGGGCATACACTTCCTCTGCTCTGGTTGAGATGCTTCGATTTTTGATACTGGCTGTGCCTGATACATTTGTCGCTTTGGATTGCTTTCCTTTGCCCCCCTGTGTCGTATCTCATGTTGCAAATGATGGGAGTTTCTTAACGAAGGTATCTGAGGAtacaataaagataaaaaatcgTCCTGCAGAGGTTCCTACTGTGCTTAGAGATAAAGTTCTTGATGGTCAGTACCCATCCTTGTCTTTTGATCACATTGTTTCATCCATTCAAAAACGTGCTGATAATCTTGCTAAAGCTGCAAGTCCAGGGTATCCATGTCATAGTGAGGCAAAAGCTGTCCAGGCCTTGGATAAGGCTCTTGTAGATGGAGATGTGAGAGGCGCGTATAAATTTCTCTTTGATGATCATTGTGATGGTGCTGTTAATGAAGGCTGGATTGCAGAAGTCAGCCCATGCCTAAGATCTTCATTGAAGTGGATTGGAACTGTGAGCTCATCACTTGTTTGCTCTGTATTTTTCCTCTGTGAGTGGGCAACATGTGATTTCAGGGATTTTAGGACTGCTCCACCCCATGATATGAAGTTCACTGGGAGGAAAGATTTCTCTCAAGTTTATATTGCAATTCGGCTTTTGAAGCTAAAGTTGAGAGATGTACAAAATCCAGGTTGTTGTAAGAATAACAGCACAGCTGGAATCAATACCCTTGCAAAAGGTTCCAGTCAGCCAAATAATAATTCTGGCAGAATTTCGGTGGTAAATgcatatgaaaacaaaaataacttgAAAAATATGGATAGGGCAAGCATAGATTCATTGGATATTTTCCAAAGCCCTGGTCCTTTACATGATATTATAGTTTGTTGGATTGATCAACATGAAGCACATAAAGGAGAAGGTTTTAAACGCCTTCAACTGCTCATTATGGAACTTGCACGGTCTGGCATTTTTTACCCTCAGGTGTATGTAAGGCAGCTTATAGTTAGTGGAATTATGGATAGGTATGGACCTATTGTTGATCTGGACAGGCGGAAGAGACACTATCGAATCTTGAAGCAGCTGCCTGGGTCTTATATGCGTGATGCTCTGGAGGGAGCACAAGTTACTGAAGTGGGATTACTTTCTGACGCCATTCTTATTTACTCAAATGAACGTCGCCTTGTGCTTCAGGGGCTTCTTTGGGATCAATATAAAAGTAAGAACATTGCAAGTATTTCATCTCGTAGACCAAAGCACCTGCCAGTCTCTGCTAGAGATGGTGCTTCCCCTGCTTCTGTTGATCAATGGAGGACTCTTCAGTCTGCATCTAATATGTTATCTGGTAAAACTGCCAAAAGCAATGCTGACATTGAAGAATTGAAGGCTGCTATTTCGGGATTGTTGCAGCTTCCAAATTCTTCTACAACATCTGCAGATACTGGACTTGATGAATCTCAAGGGAGTGTTAAGAAGTCTGTTGGGTCAAATTGTAACAAAATGGATCTAGTAGAAGGAACACCTGGATGTGAAGAATGTAGAAGGGCAAAGAGACAAAAATTAAGTGAAGATCGGAGTTCATATCAAGGACATTCGCCAAATCCATCAGACGACGAGGATACATGGTGGGTGAGGAAGGGGCCTAAATCCTCAGAGTCCTTCAAAATTGATCCACCTCTTAAAGCAGCCAAGCAGACCTCAAGGGGCAGACAAAAGATTGTCCGGAAAACTCAGAGCCTTGCTCAATTAGCAGCTGCTAGGATTGAGGGTAGCCAGGGAGCATCTACAAGCCACGTATGTGATAACAGGATAAGCTGCCCTCACCACAGAACTGGTATGGAAGGAGAAGCTCCTAAGTCAATAGATGAGGTGAAAGCAACTCATTGCAGTGATATTGTTTCAATTGGAAAAGCTTTAAAGCAGTTGCGTTTTATGGAGAAACGGACCATCACAATGTGGTTGGCAACTGTAGTTAGGCAGTTTGTTGAAGAGAATGAAAAGACTGTTGCCAAGGGTGGCCAATTTAGTCGGCCTTTCTCTGTTGATGACAGGAGCTCTCTGCGATGGAAATTTGGTGAAGAAGAATTGTCTTCTACACTCTATTTGATGGATGTTTGTAATGATTTAGTTTCAGCAGCCAAATTTCTTCTTTGGTTGTTGCCCAAGGTTCTTAGTAACCCCAGTTCTACAATTCATGGAGGGAGGAGCATTATGATGCTGCCTAGGAATGTGGAAAGCCATGCATGTGAAGTTGGGGAGGCATATCTGCTGTCTTCTATCCGAAG GTATGAGAATATACTTGTTGCAACAGATCTCATTCCTGAAACCTTATCTGCAACAGTGCTCCGTGCTGCTGCAGTTATGGCCTCAAATGGAAGGGTTTCAGGTTCATTAGCGTTGGTTTATGCTCGATACCTGTTGAAGAAATATGGTAATGTGTCTAGCGTCATTGAATGGGAGAGGCATTTCAAGTCAACAGGTGATAAGAGACTTATTTCTGAACTTGAATCTGGCCGGTCGCTGGAAGGGGAGTTTGGGTTTCCACTTGGAGTTCCAGCCGGCGTTGAGGATCTTGATGAATTTTTCCATCAAAAAATAAGTCACACTCGGGTATCCAGAGTGGGTTTGAGCATGAAAGATATAGTGCAAAGAAATGTTGATGATGCTCTTCACTATCTCTTTGGCAAAGAGAGAAAACTTTTTGCACCTGCTACACCCAAAGCTCCTGCTATCGAAAAATGGGATGATGGATATCAAATTGCTCAACAAATAGTTATTCAACTAATGGAGTGCATTAGGCAAACTGGTGGTGCTGCTCAAGAAGGGGACCCCTCTTTGGTGTCTTCTGCTGTTTCTGCAATTGTCTGTAATGTGGGGCCATCCATGGCAAAATTACCTGATTTCTCAGCGGgtaataattatttgaattttcctTCCACAACAAGTTCATTGAATTTTGCTCGGCGCATTTTACGCATTCATATTACTTGCCTATGCTTACTTAAGGAAGCTCTTGGAGAGAGACAAAGCCGTGTATTTGAGATAGCACTTGCAGCAGAAGCTTCGTCTGCTCTTGCTACAGCTTTTGCTCCTGTAAAGGCTCCTCGTAGTCAGTTTCAGTTGTCTCCTGAAGCTCATGATTCCAATGCATCCATGTCAAATGAAATTCTGAATAACTCTGCCAAACTCGGGAGAGCTACCAAAATTTTAGCTGCTGTGTCAGCACTTGTTATTGGGGCAGTTATTCATGGAGTCATTAGCTTGGAGAGGATGGTAACTGTCTTCAGGTTAAAGGAGGGCTTGGATGTTATTCAATTTATACGGAGTACACGATCCAATTCGAATGGGAATCCCAGGTCACTTGGGGCTTTTAAGGTGGATAATTCAGTTGAAGTTTGTGTGCATTGGTTTAGGCTGCTGATTGGGAACTGCAAAACTGTTTGTGATGGATTAGTTGTGGATCTCATGGGCGAACCATCTATAGTAGCTCTATCAAGGATGCAACGAACACTCCCTCTTAATTTAGTCTTTCCGCCTGcatattcaatattttcatttgttgtatGGAGGCCATTTATTCTTAATGCTAACATCACAAACCGTGAGGACATCCACCAATTGTATCAATCTTTAACATTGGCCATAAGCGATGCCATAAAGCATCTGCCTTTTCGGGATGTGTGTATGAGAGACACTCACGGTTTCTATGATCTTGTAGCTGCAGATGCCAGTGATTCTGAGTTTGCTGCCATGTTAGAGTTGAATGGTCCAGATCTGCATTTGAGAGCTATGGCCTTTGTTCCTCTACGTGCAAGGCTTTTCCTGAATGCCATCATTGATTGCAAAATGCCAAACACTTCATTGACACAGGATGATGTAAGTTGGGTTTCTGGACATGCTGAGTCGAAAGTTCCATATGCAGAAAATGAGACCAAGCTTCTGGATAAGCTAGTGCATATTTTGGATACCCTGCAACCTGCAAAATTTCATTGGCAATGGGTTGAGCTCAGGCTTCTGCTAAATGAACAAGCCCTTGTTGAAAAAGTCGACAACCATGATGTGTCCTTAGCAGAGGCTATTCACTCTATGTCACCCAACCCTGAAAAAGCTGTGGCTTCTGAGAATGAGAACAACTTCATTCTGATCATTCTGACAAGGTTACTTGCACGGCCTTATGCCGCAGCCCTTTTCTCAGAGGTGGTGCACTTGTTTGGGAGGTCCCTGGAAGATTCAACGTTGTTGCAAGCTAAATGGTTTTTGGTAGGTCAAGATGTtctatttggaaggaaatcTATTAGACAACGGCTTATTAATATTGCTGAGAGTAAAGGTCTCTCCACTAAGGTCCAGTTTTGGAAGCCATGGGGCTGGTCTTATTCTAGTTTGGATCCAGTTGCCACCAAGGGAGATAAGAAGAAATTCGAAGTCACTTCCCTTGAAGAAGGGGAGGTTGTAGAAGAAGGTACAGACTCCAAAAGATATGCAAAAGGGTCTACCCAAATGTCTGATTTTGATGGTTTCAATGTCAGCCAGCAGCATGCAACTGAGAGAGCTCTTGTTGAATTGGTTCTTCCTTGCATAGATCAAAGCTCTGATGATTCACGCAATGCCTTTGCAAGTGATTTGATCAAGCAGATGCATATTATTgaacaacaaataaatacaGTTACTCGTGGGACAACTAAGCAGGCAGGAACTGTTCTTTCTGGAGTTGAAGGTCCTGCAAACAAAGGCAATAACAGGAAAGGTATGAGAGGTGGTAGTCCTGGTTTAGCTAGGCGACCAACTGGAGTAGCTGATTCTGCACCACCCTCCCCTGCAGCATTGCGAGCTTCCATGGCACTGCGGTTGCAGTTCCTCCTGAGATTGCTTCCTATCATTTGTGCAGAAGG taacTGGTTTATGCATGTGTGGTTCTGTTTGGCCATTTCTTCAAATTGTGAAGTACCTTCAGCGTAA